Proteins co-encoded in one Dendropsophus ebraccatus isolate aDenEbr1 chromosome 9, aDenEbr1.pat, whole genome shotgun sequence genomic window:
- the TLCD3B gene encoding ceramide synthase isoform X2 gives MEEETAEDTRLVSSIQAVLASTAGYIVASSCKYDVIEDRHWLAATYTRFAVPYFIYDIYAMYLCYWHKHKLKGHAGGWELTKAYLHKEFLMVLHHVFMVAVCFPVSVLWREGKGDFFLGCMLMAELSTPFVCLGKVLIQYKKQDTLLHRVNGVIMLVTFFCCRLLLFPYMYWVYGQRVGLPLYRVPFNLSPEYNIGAAILMAPQVYWFYLICRRAYSLFQQSRMSQRPRNGHNQPSAKDQDCSQ, from the exons ACTGGTCTCCTCCATCCAAGCGGTCCTGGCCTCCACTGCGGGATACATAGTGGCCTCCTCCTGTAAATACGATGTCATTGAGGACCG GCATTGGTTGGCTGCCACCTATACACGTTTTGCCGTCCCATATTTCATATATGACATCTACGCCATGTACCTTTGCTACTGGCACAAGCACAAGCTAAAGGGACATGCAGGAGGCTGGGAACTCACCAAGGCCTATCTACATAAGGAATTTCTTATGGTCCTGCACCATGTCTTCATGGTGGCCGTCTGCTTCCCTGTGTCAGTG CTGTggagagaagggaagggggaCTTCTTCTTGGGGTGCATGCTGATGGCGGAGCTCAGTACCCCGTTTGTCTGTCTGGGTAAAGTCCTCATCCAG TATAAGAAGCAGGACACCCTTCTGCACCGGGTCAATGGCGTCATCATGCTAGTGACTTTTTTCTGCTGTCGCCTGCTGCTCTTCCCCTACATGTACTGGGTGTACGGGCAGCGGGTGGGACTGCCCCTCTACAGAGTCCCCTTCAACCTGTCCCCGGAGTACAACATTGGTGCGGCCATCCTCATGGCGCCCCAGGTCTACTGGTTTTACCTAATCTgcagaagagcttacagtttgtTCCAGCAGTCTAGGATGAGCCAGCGGCCCAGGAATGGACACAACCAACCATCAGCCAAAGACCAGGACTGCTCACAGTGA